In Drechmeria coniospora strain ARSEF 6962 chromosome 03, whole genome shotgun sequence, the DNA window gtacggagcacggtaagcattactccgtacaagtgtactgtaaagtgcaagtactccttGTGCACCCCGTAGTGATGaacaagtaatacaactagtgtactccgtacaggctaCGGCATCCCTCAACTCCACGCTCGGTGCGGCGCTCCCTCTTTGTGGGCCGGTCGGGCGCGACAGATGATGACTTGTgattacttgcaagtacctgtacggaggacaagTCCCCTGTAATGACAGCGCACAAGCAAAGGCTTGtcctccgcactccgtacaggtgcctgtacatgcactacAGCAGAGTGCTTGCAGTATTTCCACGTACCAGCCAGGTAATttcgagtactgtactgcattCCGGCTAATACTTAATTACTTATTACTTAATACCCAGCACTTGAGAGTATTGGTAGGGAGCCCACGTACTAACCTAATTGGCACAATCGGAGCCGCGGCTTGGCAACCGGAACTGGATGCGCGTTCCCTCTCTAGGTTAGCGCTTGTATTATTCAATTTTGGCATCGTTGCACGACCTACGCCTAATTAGATCATGGTCGAGAAAAGTCGTCGCGCAGCCTCGAGGCTGAATTGGGCCTTTCGAGGAATCAATACTCGTACGTGGCCGAGTACGGCCATTTCAAGGCATCATATCATGAGTCGCCATGAGCAATACTCCTTATACCTCACGGACATGGTCATCCTTTCGGCCCCCCATGGCTTCCAAAAAGGTGCTCTGCTGGGGAATTGTTGTTCCTCCCACGCCGTTGGCGGATGCCCCTGCGTCACGGCACCCTCATGGTCATGTTGTTCACGGGAAAGCGATGCCTCGCACCGCCTCTGCCATCCACCTTGATCTACCGCAGCGGACCATGAGTGGGTCGGCAGAGGCAAGCAAGCTGAAAGCAATTGGCTGCGGCGGAAGCAGACATCTCCCAAGCACCATCAAGCTCGCCATGCTGACTCGTGCTTGCTTGCAGCCGTCCCCTTGGTGCGAATCGGCCTGCGGCCTGTCGTCAAATCATCGCCGCACCCTGCGGGCGTCATGTCGGCCAAGGCAACTCCGGAATTTCGTTGCCTTCGgttgctcctcgtcgtcgtcgagggaccatacttacttgcatgaaCGCACCCGTCCGTCCACGCGGAGCTTCGACGGATACCCATATGACAGGGTGCAATGCCGAGTACGACGATgactattacttacttacgtacttggcATCTGTCCATGAAGGAGTGCACTTATGGAGCGACCGACCAAGCTCGTGCTCTgctgcacctacttacttacgcaAGCTTTGCACTCTAGTACATCCTGCTccgtgtacttacttatatcGTGCGGGATCCGGCCGTGATTCCCCTGCGCGGTACACCTCGTCTCTCCTCCCTCACCAACCGTTCCTCTCCTTCATCCCCTTCCGCCGCCCGTCTTCACCAGCAGAGGAAAAGGAGGAGCGTTGGCGGAGAGATCATGGCGCGCACCTCACTCCTTCTgtctctcgccgtcgcgccccTGGCCGTGCTGGCCCATCGTGCCTGTGACGATGCCGTGCCCCGCGCGTACATGTTGGAGCTCAAGAGGGACTGCGTACGTGATCGAATCGGACGCGTCCGTGTCCGTCGCTGACCTCTCCAGCCCCCTCATGTTCTCGACGAAGCCATCGGCGAGATTGGCACGATCCGCTTGAATCTCGTCTCGGACATCTACACTGGCGTCTCCTTCCAGGTGGACGACGtacccgacgccgacgagcgggccGATGGGCTCGCCAAGCACCCTTGCGTTCAAGCCATGTCCCCCGTCTGCCGCTTCAAGGTGGTCAAGTCCACGAGGAGACGGCCTCGGACCGACCCTACCTCGGACCGGGCCAACTGGAAGAGGCACGCCTCGGCAAACGTGACGGAGGATACCTTTGAGCCTCATGTCATGACCCAGGTGGACAGGCTGCGGGCCTTGGGATACACGGGAACGGGCGTTAGgatcgccgtcatcgactcGGGTGTACGTCCCCGCACCGCCGCGAGCCGTGCCTTCTCCCCAGACACCCACCCTTCCGCTGCGTGGGGTGGCGCGTCGGCGCTGgtgctgacgacggcgataGATCGACTTTACGCACCCGGATCTTGGTGGCTGCTACGGCGGAACCTGTCTCGTCTCCTTCGGTGCCGATCTCGCAGGCGATTACGGCAACGGGACCAACCCGGATGCCCCTAGTTTGCCCATGGACGGAACTGGCCACGGCACTCatgtcgccggcatcgtcgccggccagccgAACGAGCTTGGCTTTTCCGGCGTTGCTCCGGGCGCGAAGCTCGGCGCGTACCGCACCGAGGGCCTCGATGGCCAAGCCGAGGATGACTTCTTGACCGCCGCATACCTGAGGGCCTACAACGACAAGGTCGATGTTATAGTCACCTCCATATCCATCATTGGCGGTTGGCCCCATCACATTTTCGCCACTACGATACAGAGCATCGTCGAAAAGGGGGTTCCGTGCGTCGTCTCGGCAGGTAACGATGGTGACATTGGCTATTTCAACAGCCATTCGCCCGCCACGGCAAAGGGGGCCATGTCGGTTGCCACCTTCATCAGCATCGCCAATACCACCCTCGAGCACAAGGCCAAGtacgtcgtcgatgacggtgGAGCTGTCGTCGGCTTCAACTACAAGCCTGCCGAACCTAGCGCCTGGGGTAAAACCCGGCTCGGGCTTTACACGGCGAGCACGAACACTACCGACCATCCTCATGATGCTTGCGGTGCGCTGCCGGAGAGCACTCCCGACCTGGCCAATAAGATTGTCCTGATCCATCCCGGCAATTGCTCCTACACAACTCAAGCCAAGAATCTGGCCGCTTTGGGGGCCAAGTATCTCATCTTTTACGATGCTAACTTGGAGAGAATTAGCCTGTATGGCATTGACGGGATCCGAGCCGGTGCCCAGGTATCTCCTGATGTAGCTCAAGCCTGGATCGACGCcatcaaggacggcaaggcggTTACCCTAGACATGGAGACGGACCTGCGCCTGACTACGATCCGGAATAGTACCATCGACGGTGCCCTCAACTATTGGACTAATCTAGGCCCTACCTTCGAGATGGGTATTACGCCGTCGTTCGGCGCCCCCGGCGGAAGCATCATTTCCACCTATCCCAAATCCTACAGCGAAGGCTACAAAGTATTCTCCGGCACATCCATGTCCACCCCGCACGTGGGTGGCATCGTTGCCCTCATCGGTCAGATTCGCGGTACCTTTGACCCTGCGCTGATCAACGGCCTATTAACTTCCACCGCGAAACCCCAGCTCTTTCACGATGGAAACAAGTTCTACGGCTTTTATGCCCCGGTTGCTCAACAGGGTGCCGGTCTCGTTCAAGCGTACGATGCGGCTTTTGCCACCACGCTTCTGGAGCCTGCTTCCTTGGCCTTTAACGATACGGATCACTATATCAAGTCCCGGAAGGTGACGGTGAGAAATACGGGTGACAAGGAAGTTACCTACAACATCTCTCACGTGCCCGCCATGACCGTCTATGTCCTCGATAAAGGAGCCATTCAGCCTGCTCCGTTCCCTTCCACACGAGTCAAGAGGGAGGCGACATTTCGCTTTAGCCGGGACACCATCACGTTGGGCCCTGGGCAGGAGGCTTCGTTCGATGTTGAGCCGACGCCTCCCTCCGGCGTGAACGCGAAGCGCCTGGCCCTGTGGTCGGGCTGGATCAAAATCAACGGGACCGATGGCTCGGCGCTGTCTGTACCGTACCAAGGCCTCGTGGGCTCGCTGCATAACGCAACCGTTATGTTGCCCAACAAGACCTGGATGGCGCGTGCCAAAGACTATACCTTTGCTGTTGCCGATTCCTTTACGCTGCCGAAGCAGGGCGAGAAGCTGCAGGACGAGGCCGGGCTGCCTTCGCTTGTTACCAACCTTACCTTCGGGACGCCCAATCTGACGGCGCACGTTGTACCCATAACAGACGACCAGAATAACGGAACGACGGAGAATTGGAGGTCCACCAATATCGGCCAGATGCACAGCTTCCCGCTAGAGTACCTCTCCCGATATCTGAGAGCGGTCACTTGGTACGGTAAACTCGACTCGGGCGATTACGCACCGAATGGCACGTACAAGATCATCGTCCGCGCATTGAGGATCTTCGGCGATGTCACGAATGAAGCCCACTGGGAAACCAGCGAGACGCCGCCGTTTAAAATCACGTACGAGGGATGAGACTTTTTTTTGTCGAGCAAGATGGCGGCGAAAATTCCCTAGAGTTTTGTGAGACCCAGACGAGATCTGGTCTCTGGCTACGTAGTCTTGATGAGCAATCTGTTTGAACGAGTCATCTCGTGGTGCCACTAGCATTGGATTTCCCCATGACCACCTTCTGCACGCCGCAATCTGTGCCGTTCGGCTCGCTGCTCAGCCAACTGAACGCTTGCTGGGAACACCTGTCATCGGCGAAGGCTGTGTGTCCCGTCACGGAACGTCAGCGAGTATGCTGACACGCGGTACATCGTCTCCAAGTATAACATGGCTCACTGGTCGAATCGTTGCGAGAGAGCAGCCCAAAGCCGAGGTCAACAGCGACGTCGATCCGCCCCCAGAGGCGGCGGGGATGTATTGTCACTGCATGGGCCGGGAGCGCCAAGTTCAAGGTCCAAGATTCGCCACGCACCGAGATAATAAATGGCCCTCTAGGGTGGAATACAGACAGGCACGTCGTCACAGCCATGTCGTTTATGCTGTGCCGCTGCAAGGAGCCAATGTGGCGTTTGTTGATACAACCATCAGCCGGACTGAGACCGACGGTTGCTGACGACTGACAAGGGGTAGGGGATTGTCGTGACAAGACAACCAAACTACAATACCTGACCCTTGGAGTCGCGAGCTCAATCGGCGCAAACCCTGACCATTTTATGGACGATCGGGGCATAACCCTCACACAGGAGCATACGGCTACAGACCACTTCACGCCCTATTCGTCGTCTTGCTTGGCAGGAACGGCTTTGTATCACAACGATGACTCTATATTCAATTTCAAGTTGACAGCTCTATTCTATAAGCAAAAACGATACGCAAGCGATGTATCCTTCTATTGGGTAAAGCTGAAAGCAAGCTGTTGAAATGTGCATTCAAACCACCGTGTAGGCAACCGAATCAGATACGTTGCCGTTCTTCGAGCGCTTATAGCTGGCGGGAGTCGTAGCACCGCCCCGGAACACGTAGCCGAACCAAAACCTGCCCCCGTCGTCTCCTGAATTATCGGCTATTGTCATGTCAACCACATCGTTCGTGTAGGAGAATTCAATTGTGGGGAAGTGAGGTGTAGGCTTACCGGCGAACGAGACGGTAGAGGTGCAAGCCCGGAACTTCTTGCACTCGGCCAGCACATGGTCGGCCCACTGTTGGGCGGTATACTCGTCGAGCTTGGCATTGTACCCCGCGATGATTTGGCTCGGGAACAGACTGATGCCGGCGACCCAGTTCTGAGGGTCGGCGAGTTTCACGCGGTCAAAAGTAGGTTCTGTGCTGGCGACAGGGCTCGAGAGCGCCGAGGCAACGAGAAGGAAGCTTGCGGCGAGGTTGAACTTCATGGTGCTGGATTGAAAATTCTGGAAATAGTAGAAAGAGTTGATCAAGAGTTGACGGGAGCGGTCAAGAGTAGGTTTGAAATGTTGCAGTGGAAGGCTGGGAATGAACTTGGTTGTTTCTGCTCTTCTTGGAGAGGCAACCCTGACCCTTTTATAGACGATCGGGGCATGGTGACAACTCGGAGCATTCACAGCAAGCCGGCAAGAGTGATGCCGAGAAGGGATGCTGATGCATCGTCAGTCAGTCGAAATATGGTCTGGTACGACGCCCTGTTGATCGTCGGGTGGTGCTGAGAATCGATTGTTACAACAGCAGCACTGTAACGTTTGAAACGACAAGCGGGGATCCCGAATGAATGTACAGAAGAGCTGATTTCTAGTGCCGGATGTCGGTCGATCATGGTGATGCTGAAAACGAATTCGAAAGAGTATAGTTTTGCCGAACACTACGGGGTACGATGCCTCTATTTTGGGACCCCCGGCGACGGGCTAGGCTTCGGGGCCGTTCCGATCGTTGCAGCGGTGGCACTGCAACGTTGTCAACGACAGCCGGAGTCTCCGAAACAAAGTTGGCAAGGGTGGGTCGTTGGCTAATGGCAAGAATGTTGCCCCTATTCGCGACTACACGATGAACTAACCAACCAATCAATAGGAAGCGTGGAAGAGTCGCTGGCCAAACTTTAAACTCTAGCCATGGTCAATTGACGAATTGCAGCCACATGCGTGAATAAGCTTGAAGGCTCCGCAGTGCTGCCTTTGGAGATAGAGTTTGGTAACGTCCTTTCACAATACGACTCTCGCTGGCTATTAGCCCGACAAGCGCCATAGACGCATTCCATCTCCTAGGTGCGCTTCCAGTCGACCCCCCTATTTGATGGGTATACCCGCCTTTGGCACTCGACAAGGCGGCAAAGTTTGAAGATAAAGTTCAAGGTCTGCTTCATATGTCAGTAGTGAAACAAAAATATCATCTCTGTCTGTGGTTCCACGAGGGGTACTGACGGCTGTTCTACTATTCCACGTACACTTACAACTGGAGAAGGTATTCACACTACACTGCAGATTCTAGACCCCCACCCCtttcttcgccctcgcctggGCGCAGCGTACTCTGTGAGACATAATCACGAAACCATGAGCTCCTGGTATCACATCATTTGGTATAGCAAGGACGATATTTCATGAAGTGGTGACACGAGCGATACCTTCAGGAAGAGACACACTAGCGCCCGTCTTTCGAGAGCTCGCATCGCGACAAAGACTAGATTCCTTCGCACCCGAAAAGTTGAATAATCTCGTCCCACCCTCGTCATGAATCCATCGCTTCCCAGGCAGTTTTGGATGGAAACGTCACCGTCCTGGATGGACCCTCCGACACCTCGTCCGAGTCTACCCCTCGACTACCTTGCCTGATTTCACAGAGTCAAACTCCCTCAGCCATGCCTTGACAAACTCTACCTCCATGGCCTGCGTCTTAGCAACCGCCTctggcagcaggccggccttGCCCTCATCTTCTTCCTTCAGCCCGTTCTCGTCCCAGTGGTGGGCTGCCCCATCGATGAGAATAAACGGCTCCGTCGTTGTCGAGTTCCGATCCCGCTGGCCAAAGGCGTGCGGCGTGGCAGCGCGCCATTCATCATGGGTACCGTCAATGATGGCAACGCGAGGGAAGCTGAACTGAAAGCCACCAAGCTTGTTAATGGCTTGAACGTTGGGCCGAGTTGTCATGTTGAACTGTCGGCGGCAATTCATGGCCgcgtactcgtacgtgtATGCCCGAGAGACGACGGGAAGAACATCCTCAGGGAAGCCTTCGCCGCTCTGGAAGAGCCCCCATCTGCATGTCGCCAATGTTCAACAGACGACCAAGCAAAGGAAATaagacgacgaggggggTGACTCACTCGGTGCATGTTTGATATCCCCACGTTCGCATGAAACCGGCATCCAGACGCGTATTAGGCTGGTCGAAGCGACCTGATATACATTCTCGAAGGTCCTTCTTCCGGCACCACTCTCCGAGCCTCTCCATCTTCTTCCTCGTGTAGCCGATCCAGTTGAGCATTTGCGTCGACAGCAGCTCCGCCTCCCCCTTGTAGCCTGCAAGGATAACGGCACGCTCAACCTCGGAGCGTAGTGAAGTCGCGTTCTGAAATAGAAGGCTATTCGACGTAATCGTTGTGCAGTAGGCGTTGAAACTCGTATCATTCAACTTGGGATCCCAGTTGGTATTCTGGAACCGGCCCCAAGTGGCAGATAAAAGGCCAGCAAACTCATCGTCCCATAAATACTCAAGGCCAAAGACCTTCTTGATTCGAGTGGCATCTCTGCTATCATTACTAAAGAGCATCGTGTCGATGACATGAACGAGTTTCTGCTGCGTAACCGAGCAGTCAGCCGGGGCGTAGCGTCGCGAAACTTCAAAAAACTGCCAGAAGTTGTCTATGGCCTGCAGCGGgcccgaggaggagatggcgcCCCAGAAGATATCGGGATACAGCTTGCGGGCAAAGGCTGCGACGGATCCGGCATAGGAGCCACCATAGAGAATCCAAGGCGCGTTGGGCGCCGTGAGGTTATGATGCTCAAGACCGTAGAACTGGACGTGCTTTGCAAAGTAGGCCGTGTCGGCAAGGGCCTGCTCGGTCGTGAGGAAGCGAAGATTTTCAAAGGTTAGGTTTGCGGTCGGAAAACTCGTTCCGTAGTACCGGTGCTCCAAGatgaggccgacgccgccggtaGCCTTGGTAAGGATGGAGACGATACCGTAATCGAGATAAGCCAGCCGATCTTGGCTGTTGAACTCGCCAGAGTGGAGGACGATAACGGGGCCGCCCTCTTTATAGTTGGACGCATCAAGCCAGTACCGAAGATTGAAGTGGCCATCCGAATGCGGCTCGTAACGGGAGTCATTGTGGAAGTGATCGATGGGGACGGAGAGGTTGAAGGACCGGATCCAAGGTTTCCCGCTCACGCCAGGAGCGCGTCGCTCCAGTCCGAAGCCTCGAGCGGCAGGAAACGTaccgggcggcggccggaTGGTGGAAGCGTACCCGATGGTGGCCGTAGCTGTCAGGGCCAGAGCCGCCTTGAAGGTGGCGAGAAGGGTAGATGGCATGGCGCTGAATCTCAAAGCTGAACCTGCTGCGACGCATGTGTACTGCGCGGAAAGCCTGCACTCGCTGTCCGTACCTGGCTATGACAAAAAAGCCCGCTGATCCGTCTTTGGGCGTAACTCGGAGAGGGGGAGAGTAAGACGAAGCAGAGAAGTAGTCCCCCCAAACATCCTATATGTGCTGCCCGGGAGAGAGAAAAATATTCAACCTTGCGTATACCGGAAGGGAATGACGGTCTCGGCGCAAGTGTGAGAGCACGTAGGTGTGCGACTCAGGTATGGGAAGAATGGAGAGGCCGCACGAGGAAGAAATGTGGAACGAAGAAACCGAAAAGCATTGCTGCATGGAGCCCCCTTCCGTCCGGTTTGACGACGCAAACACCAGCGGTCCTGCATCCAAGGGGCACGTGTTGATTGTcctgcacgtacatgcacaccatTGGCATTGCAATGGCTGCTTGGTCGTACTTTTCTAGGCTTTTACACGTACCATGCCGTACGAACAGAGCTGAATGAGAGGCGATGGATGTTGCAATAGCTACAAGAGGACGCTAGAAGACTTGAGATTATGGGCACACGTTGGCTTCGACCTCTGATTCAGGGACGGGCGAACTTGTACCAATTTGGACGTACTGCGGCAGGCAAGTAACTTGCAAACACACAAACTACTACATGAAAGAACTTGCAAGGCCATGAAcatggccgtctcgacgagcGAGAGACATGGAAAGTTggagtgtacatgtaagtacttgtctGCTTGCATGGCCGTTCATGTATAGCGGATGATTAGGTTACCCTGCACGGAGTGGTTGGTGCCCGACGCCATTCCGATCCACCTTGCGGAGGAGCgtgatgcaagtactgtataggTACATGAACGGAGACGGAGTGGAGCagccaagtacaggtacttcAACGGCGGGTCCTGCGTCGCATTCCGCAGCACCTATCTGTGCTtgaatacaagtactcgatACCCTTTTACAAGCATTGACCGCACGGCAGGTACACGGACTGTACTCCGGACATGTAGCTAAAAATAACGCCCCCACTTTTGCATCGAGATCCCTTCCTCACGACATGAGGTCCAGGTGCGTTGCTTCATGTTTGATTATGCCTGCCAAGGAGAGCGACGTTCTCGCCGTGGTGGGAAGCATCCTGAATCAGGGCATgtacgtgcacatgtacatgcacagacTTCCTATACGTGCCTGGTGGTGTGCAGGCACTTGCGTGCTCGCTTACAGCCTTAATTCGATCCTCTCTCTGGCCTTGCTCGCagtttttgaacctagcaAGAAATGACTGACGACGGGCATGATTCACTCAAACAACACGTCGCCCAAGGGTGCATGCGACAGGGTACAAGTCCTGCGCGACCGTGTCCGCTTTCACGCCTATTTCGGCCGGCACCTTGAAGACCTAGTGAACAGCCACAGCGGCATCAACGAGCAGACGAACCGATCAGGCGAGAGCCGGCCGGCGGATCTCCCGCAGCCTGTTGCGACAAATGAATCGTAATTTCCCATGGACTTCGTTGCACTTGCGTGCAGGTGGTAAGCAGgcaccgaggacgacgggaaGTCGACAGATCGAGAGCGAGCCGCGAGGGGACTTGCAAGCGCACCACACCCCAAGGCGCCGGTGCATGGCATGCCGCCTGCACCCCTTACATGTAAACGCAAAAGTGTGCAACGACGACGTACCGGACAACTCATATGCGATGGTCCAGCCCACTACTCATGGCGATATGCGGTACTTGCCCTCTGCGTGATGTGGTTGATTCTCTAAGCGGCCAGTCCACGCATGGCCATTGCTTCGTTCGGGCGCGGCCATCAGAAGGCCATGTGCATGCCACGTCATGGCTGTcattccgtcgtcgtcatgctgATCGCGGTACGGGGGGTTGAGGGCCAGCATCGTCCAGGCGTGCGGTGTACGTGTAGGCAAAActgtcgccgccgatggtAGAATGACGAGATGCAGTCGACGCCCGTCACGTGGACGTACACGTGCTGGTATGTGGTCGTACGTGGtcgtatgtacagtacgtgtgctGGTACAATGCTGCATCGTACCACGGAGTAGcaacctgtacttgtacaagtacggctCAGAATACGGACCGCTATTCAGTGCGCCCATGatcgtacttgcactgtgctgtgcacGTACTGTTACGTCCCAGTACGCAGATGGAACATGCACAGTGTTGCCACCTGTATATACAAGTATTGTACCGAGCAGGTACCCGGGCAGTGCTGTACGTACCATGGCTGCATGGAGTTTTTACGAGTACACTGcgcagtgcatgcacttgcacttggACACGATTGTACCGGTACAGACTACAATAAGTACACCGCACGGTACACGACAGTAGGGCGCAATGATATCCTGCCCGAGTCACTCTCCCCAGGGTCAACGTGGGCGAGGTACCTGCGAGCCGATAGAGGCGACTTCCTCATGCTGTATTCCAAACCCCGGAcaactgcatgtacttgttccgGCCGCGTATACCGAGTATTACATTTACATACCATACACCGGGACGCTGTAGGTGCATGCATAGCTTCGGGAGGGTGCACAGTGCAACCCAGCTCGTCAGTGCACTGTAACGGACCCAGCCCCGCCGTCAACGCCAGCAGGAGCCAAATCAGGACAACAAGGCCGAACCTCGCCACCCGAGCGAGCGCCGATTGTGGGCCCCGGCCGGGGATTTACcctgcagtactccgtacggagtcgTATTTAGTagtgctcgtacttgtaccgacacctacagtacaactacttattTGCATACACCTACATTTGCATGcgcagagtacaagtacatgcccatagacagtgtacttgtatctgCACTTGGCATGAAGGTCGGGGTACTttcttgcaagtacaactacagagCACAAGTTACGAGTACCGCGTACATGCATGTCATGCTTGTCATGCATGCGCAGCAAGTAATAGGTGCAGATATGCAAGGGTGTAGGTGCCTCCAGACGGACCAACGACTGCGACGAATAGGCCCCCGCCTGGAGCCGCGATGCTACCGTTGGATGGATGGCTCTGCACGAACAGAGTGGTACGTGTGCTCGAGGCTGACAACACAATCTGCCCAACACAGGGGAACCCTCCCAccgggcgacgaggagagaaGGGTCCggtcgtcgccctcccaCAGAACGAATCACGTCCGAAGGCGAATCCCTTCGATCCTTCTCAccaccgccgacgccgacgccgacgtcgacgaccgcACGCTGCCTCGCCGTTCGGACCAAGAGTGCGTACGCACGACCAATCGCTCGTTCGTCTCGCTCGCTCGGTCATTTCCGCGTCGGCCCTTGCTCCGATCGTCCGTTTCGCCAGATGCCCGCGGCCCCGggatcgtcctcggccgcccatTCCCTTCGACCATGCGCTCGCTCCTCACCCTCTCGGCCCTGCTGGCCGTGGCGAGCCTGaccatcgccgacgatgctccCCCCCGCTTCTCCATCGATTCCCAAGGTACGGAGCCTCAGGGTGCCGAGGCGCCGACCGACCAGCTGACCCTCGTCACCTTCGTCCAGAGGCCATCAGGCGgacggccggcaccgtcgcctggGACATGATGCAGTACTACAAGGGAAACCTCTCGGGCGCGACGCCCGGCATCCTCCCCGGCCCTCCACCCGCCGGTGACTACTACTGGTGGGAGGCCGGTGCCATGTGGGGGACCCTGATCGACTACTGGGCCTGGACCGGCGACGCGACCTACAACGACGAGGTCATGACGGCCATGCAGTGGCAGGTCGGCCCCGGCCGCGACTATCAACCTCCCAACGTCACCGCCTCGCTCGGAAACGACGACCAGGCCTTCTGGGGCATGtcggccatgctcgccgccgagtcgaGGTTCCCCGACCCGCCCGCCGACCGGCCGCAGtggctcgccctcgcccaggCCGTCTTCAACACCCAGGCGGCGCCCGACCGACACGACCAggactgcggcggcggcatgcacTGGCAGATCTACAGCTTCAACACCGGCTACGACTACAAGAACAGCATCGCCAACGGCTGCTTCTTCAACCTCGGCGCCCGCCTCTACCGCTACACCGGCAACGAGACGTACCGAGACTGGGCCGTCAGGACCTGGGACTGGATGGAGGCCGTCGGCTACCTCGACGCGGCCACCTACGCCATCTACGACGGCGCCCACGGCAAGCACAACTGCACCGACATCAACATGGCCGAATTCTCCTACAACAACGCCGTCTTCGCCCAAGGCGCCGCCTTTCTCTACAACGCCGTGAGTGGACCAAATACCCCCCTCTCTCGGAGCGGTCCGAAGCGCCGGCCTCTGACCTTGCTTCATCTCCTAGACCGAGGATGCCGTCTGGAAGGCGAGGACCGAGAGGCTCGTGAGCCACGGTCTCAAAACCTTTTTCcccgagggcgtcgccgtcg includes these proteins:
- a CDS encoding hypothetical protein (related to serine protease), translating into MPSTLLATFKAALALTATATIGYASTIRPPPGTFPAARGFGLERRAPGVSGKPWIRSFNLSVPIDHFHNDSRYEPHSDGHFNLRYWLDASNYKEGGPVIVLHSGEFNSQDRLAYLDYGIVSILTKATGGVGLILEHRYYGTSFPTANLTFENLRFLTTEQALADTAYFAKHVQFYGLEHHNLTAPNAPWILYGGSYAGSVAAFARKLYPDIFWGAISSSGPLQAIDNFWQFFEVSRRYAPADCSVTQQKLVHVIDTMLFSNDSRDATRIKKVFGLEYLWDDEFAGLLSATWGRFQNTNWDPKLNDTSFNAYCTTITSNSLLFQNATSLRSEVERAVILAGYKGEAELLSTQMLNWIGYTRKKMERLGEWCRKKDLRECISGRFDQPNTRLDAGFMRTWGYQTCTEWGLFQSGEGFPEDVLPVVSRAYTYEYAAMNCRRQFNMTTRPNVQAINKLGGFQFSFPRVAIIDGTHDEWRAATPHAFGQRDRNSTTTEPFILIDGAAHHWDENGLKEEDEGKAGLLPEAVAKTQAMEVEFVKAWLREFDSVKSGKVVEG
- a CDS encoding Glycoside hydrolase, family 76 — protein: MLPLDGWLCTNRVVRVLEADNTICPTQGNPPTGRRGEKGPVVALPQNESRPKANPFDPSHHRRRRRRRRRPHAASPFGPRVRTHDQSLVRLARSVISASALAPIVRFARCPRPRDRPRPPIPFDHALAPHPLGPAGRGEPDHRRRCSPPLLHRFPRYGASGCRGADRPADPRHLRPEAIRRTAGTVAWDMMQYYKGNLSGATPGILPGPPPAGDYYWWEAGAMWGTLIDYWAWTGDATYNDEVMTAMQWQVGPGRDYQPPNVTASLGNDDQAFWGMSAMLAAESRFPDPPADRPQWLALAQAVFNTQAAPDRHDQDCGGGMHWQIYSFNTGYDYKNSIANGCFFNLGARLYRYTGNETYRDWAVRTWDWMEAVGYLDAATYAIYDGAHGKHNCTDINMAEFSYNNAVFAQGAAFLYNATEDAVWKARTERLVSHGLKTFFPEGVAVELPCEKPGTCTTDMLSFKGFLHRWYAVITQMVPSISASIAPMLAKSAAAAIRQCTGGAFGRQCGFQWATGTYDGRTGVSQQMSVLGAVLSQLIGDAKSPVTAKSGGTSKGDPNAGARSSLCESCRRNDRPVTVGDRVGAGMLTFALVALATGLFGWIIMDIRDS